In Saccharothrix syringae, the following are encoded in one genomic region:
- a CDS encoding DUF11 domain-containing protein produces the protein MKHLALVALLLTGLLTGLLPAAAGRPQPVLAAARDPLTPYRVGVSRGRPGDIWSTDAVGGDARPTTDTGPLHESDPAYSPDGSLIAYTAWYASTDDPGRVMIADADGADPRPLSDREGEREPTWSPDGTMIAVTDDNGISVVRVSDGAVLTRVPRPAHVSAYDSQPAWSPDGDSIAFARRSENPTTPRVRPFTVHGSTPDGFTTSATVRTPTVPTRPEILFLVDTTGSMEHAVGELASDLDGVMGRIQTEEPDARFGLATYQDYEDGERRYRLVEHLGDRAAVRTALAAIVVDPSHGYPDLPEDWFNALHEVARGADRVFEQPDTSRIVVLAGDASSHECPPTDPTPDPSSPDPDPPWTDPPTTPTTPTTPARPGLRAPVRPAAAQPTGEPDWCGPYWRRDTVIKDLTTHGEGDENRHIHVVGVPVETGTGEHLDSRGQATAITDATGGSLVEEGAPPGLVAAAVEAGIAEVPVTVEPVAECPANVSISFTPASATVPGDTDVTFTETVRLDQGASSRSPDPPRCRVRFRFDGRYPAQPHDQYVDVTEAAGPTVVVGADAVPSPDGAPVPVPFTATATDAAGAPLTPTCDATPGALFPVGLTPVTCTATSAGRTATASTGITAFEPREQNLRTIWLAELAGTAVRREVDLTARFNEGCGQDDDAPAWSPDGNRLAYSSSSWLCVLDLGSRIARGLAEDDPGYPAWSPDGELIAFQRYDGESPARVLAIPAGGGDPTPLVSFDGEDAERPAFRPLPDLRVTGAVVPGAVAFGGTTTARFTVTNRGLAPPRAADLALTVPAGLRVDAVTTTAGTCAPTGCALGRLAPGATAEVRLTLTGAGAGRHVVAAALPDDVNPGDNRAEAAVEVAERVRPPENPGSLSMAVAVLPAEAFVGGDDLVLSFRVRNGAPRPMTDVRVVTSLPPALLPVAGCTTCPLGTLEPGQEAEVRVALPARAAVDTTAGGSVLGTGPDSDPADNTATTRVLVRQPELVVDPRTGPTGFVPHATGRGFPPGATVRLAWTAGLSPTPGEFAVRPDGTFDAQFLVFHNDLIGQRRLEATAVLGPRFGPVRSGDFLVVPRTLQPPDFASRD, from the coding sequence ATGAAGCACCTGGCACTGGTCGCACTGCTGCTCACCGGCCTGCTCACCGGCCTGCTCCCGGCCGCCGCGGGCCGGCCGCAGCCCGTCCTGGCCGCGGCCCGGGACCCGCTCACGCCCTACCGGGTCGGCGTGTCCCGCGGCCGGCCCGGCGACATCTGGAGCACCGACGCCGTCGGCGGCGACGCGCGACCCACCACGGACACCGGGCCGCTGCACGAGTCCGACCCGGCCTACTCGCCGGACGGCTCGCTGATCGCCTACACCGCCTGGTACGCCTCGACCGACGACCCCGGCCGGGTGATGATCGCCGACGCCGACGGCGCCGACCCCCGCCCGCTCAGCGACCGCGAGGGCGAGCGCGAACCGACCTGGTCGCCGGACGGCACGATGATCGCGGTCACCGACGACAACGGCATCTCGGTGGTGCGGGTGTCCGACGGCGCGGTGCTCACCCGCGTGCCGCGCCCGGCCCACGTCAGCGCCTACGACAGCCAGCCGGCGTGGTCCCCGGACGGCGACTCGATCGCCTTCGCCCGCCGCAGCGAGAACCCGACCACGCCGCGCGTCCGGCCGTTCACCGTCCACGGGTCCACACCGGACGGTTTCACCACCTCGGCGACCGTGCGCACGCCGACCGTGCCCACCCGGCCGGAGATCCTGTTCCTGGTCGACACCACCGGGTCCATGGAGCACGCGGTCGGCGAGCTGGCCAGCGACCTGGACGGCGTGATGGGGCGCATCCAGACCGAGGAGCCCGACGCGAGGTTCGGCCTGGCCACCTACCAGGACTACGAGGACGGGGAACGCCGCTACCGGCTCGTCGAGCACCTGGGCGACCGGGCGGCGGTGCGCACGGCGCTGGCCGCGATCGTGGTGGACCCCTCGCACGGCTACCCGGACCTGCCCGAGGACTGGTTCAACGCCCTGCACGAGGTCGCGCGCGGCGCGGACCGGGTGTTCGAGCAGCCCGACACGAGCCGGATCGTGGTGCTGGCGGGCGACGCGAGCAGCCACGAGTGCCCGCCGACGGACCCGACCCCCGACCCGTCGTCACCCGACCCCGACCCGCCGTGGACCGACCCGCCGACCACGCCGACCACGCCGACCACGCCGGCCCGCCCGGGCCTGCGGGCGCCGGTCCGGCCGGCCGCGGCGCAACCCACCGGCGAACCGGACTGGTGCGGCCCCTACTGGCGGCGCGACACCGTCATCAAGGACCTCACCACGCACGGCGAGGGCGACGAGAACCGGCACATCCACGTGGTCGGCGTCCCGGTCGAGACCGGCACGGGCGAGCACCTGGACTCCCGGGGCCAGGCCACCGCCATCACGGACGCGACCGGCGGCTCCCTGGTGGAGGAGGGCGCGCCGCCCGGCCTGGTCGCCGCCGCCGTGGAGGCGGGCATCGCCGAGGTGCCGGTGACCGTGGAGCCGGTCGCGGAGTGCCCGGCGAACGTCTCGATCTCGTTCACCCCGGCCTCGGCGACCGTGCCCGGCGACACCGACGTCACCTTCACCGAGACCGTGCGGCTGGACCAGGGGGCGTCCTCGCGGTCGCCGGACCCACCGCGCTGCCGGGTGCGGTTCCGCTTCGACGGCAGGTACCCCGCCCAACCGCACGACCAGTACGTCGACGTCACCGAGGCCGCCGGCCCGACGGTCGTGGTCGGCGCGGACGCCGTGCCCAGCCCGGACGGTGCCCCGGTGCCGGTGCCCTTCACCGCCACCGCGACCGACGCCGCCGGCGCACCGCTCACCCCGACCTGCGACGCCACGCCCGGCGCGCTGTTCCCGGTCGGCCTGACCCCCGTGACGTGCACGGCCACCTCGGCGGGCCGGACCGCCACCGCGAGCACCGGCATCACCGCGTTCGAACCGCGCGAGCAGAACCTCCGGACGATCTGGCTGGCCGAGCTGGCCGGGACCGCCGTGCGCCGCGAGGTCGACCTGACCGCCCGCTTCAACGAGGGCTGCGGGCAGGACGACGACGCGCCCGCCTGGTCACCCGACGGCAACCGCCTCGCCTACTCCTCGTCGTCCTGGCTGTGCGTGCTCGACCTGGGATCGCGCATCGCCCGGGGCCTGGCCGAGGACGACCCCGGGTACCCGGCGTGGTCCCCGGACGGCGAGCTGATCGCGTTCCAGCGCTACGACGGCGAGAGCCCGGCTCGCGTGCTGGCGATCCCGGCCGGGGGCGGCGACCCGACCCCGCTCGTCTCCTTCGACGGCGAGGACGCGGAGCGGCCCGCGTTCCGGCCCCTGCCCGACCTGCGGGTCACCGGCGCGGTCGTGCCCGGCGCGGTCGCGTTCGGCGGCACCACCACCGCGCGGTTCACCGTGACCAACCGGGGCCTGGCCCCGCCGCGCGCGGCGGACCTGGCGCTGACCGTGCCCGCCGGGCTGCGCGTGGACGCGGTGACCACCACCGCGGGCACGTGCGCCCCGACCGGCTGCGCGCTGGGCCGCCTGGCACCCGGCGCCACCGCCGAGGTCCGGCTCACCCTCACCGGCGCCGGCGCCGGGCGGCACGTCGTGGCGGCGGCCCTGCCCGACGACGTCAACCCCGGCGACAACCGCGCCGAGGCCGCCGTCGAGGTCGCCGAGCGGGTCCGGCCGCCGGAGAACCCCGGCTCGCTGTCGATGGCCGTGGCCGTGCTGCCGGCGGAGGCGTTCGTCGGCGGTGACGACCTGGTGCTGTCCTTCCGGGTCCGCAACGGCGCGCCCCGGCCGATGACCGACGTCCGCGTGGTCACCTCGCTGCCGCCGGCGCTCCTGCCGGTCGCCGGCTGCACCACGTGCCCGCTGGGCACCCTCGAACCCGGTCAGGAGGCCGAGGTGCGGGTGGCCCTGCCCGCGCGCGCCGCGGTCGACACCACCGCGGGCGGCTCGGTGCTGGGCACCGGACCGGACAGCGACCCGGCCGACAACACCGCCACCACCCGCGTGCTGGTGCGGCAGCCGGAGCTGGTGGTCGACCCGCGCACCGGGCCCACCGGGTTCGTGCCGCACGCCACCGGCCGCGGGTTCCCGCCCGGCGCGACCGTCCGGCTCGCCTGGACCGCGGGCCTCTCCCCGACGCCCGGCGAGTTCGCGGTGCGCCCCGACGGCACCTTCGACGCGCAGTTCCTGGTGTTCCACAACGACCTCATCGGCCAGCGCAGGCTGGAGGCGACGGCGGTGCTCGGCCCGCGGTTCGGGCCGGTGCGCTCCGGCGACTTCCTGGTCGTGCCCAGGACCCTGCAACCACCCGACTTCGCCAGCCGGGACTGA
- a CDS encoding putative baseplate assembly protein: protein MSLPTPNLDDRRFQDLVDEAKRRVQQHCPEWTDHNVSDPGVTLIEAFAHMVDELLYRLNRVPDLHYLRFLDLIGVKLFPPTAARGEVTFWLSAPRDVPVVVPAGAQVATERSEVEDPVVFTVDRELTVVPCSLAHLVTAVADPDVPPADRTDELRDGKAPEVFADPPAAGDAVLFGLSDAVPGCAVLLRVEAHAEGRGVDPRDPPWAWEAWNGAGWSPCEVDRDSTGGFNQPGDVVLHVPHSHTASVVARLRAGWLRCRAVEPGPDRPTYQRPPKLLAVTAATIGGTTAATHADVVRGEVLGVSEGVPGQRFPLARTPVVVDEGALVVEVACPDGWERWHEVRSFAESGPQDRHVVLDRVGGEVLFGPAVRQPGGGVRHYGAVPAKSAAVRVPEYRTGGGLRGNVARGLLRVQRDPVPFVSSVTNRRPAAGGVAGESVADAALRGPLLLRTRDRAVTAEDYELLTREAAPEIARVRCVPAGEAGSAVRVLVVPSVAADEESDFAALQPGADVRERIERFLEQRRCVGARVSVEPPFYQGVTVVAQLRARAGTPEDVLRTRAVQALYDYFNPVSGGPDGDGWPFGRPVQSGEVFAVLQRLPGVELVEDIRLFGANPVTGERGAAVARLDLPANGLAFSYGHQVRVAR, encoded by the coding sequence ATGTCCCTGCCCACGCCCAACCTGGACGACCGCCGCTTCCAGGACCTGGTGGACGAGGCCAAGCGCCGCGTCCAGCAGCACTGCCCCGAGTGGACCGACCACAACGTCTCCGACCCCGGCGTGACGCTGATCGAGGCGTTCGCGCACATGGTCGACGAGCTGCTGTACCGGCTCAACCGCGTGCCGGACCTGCACTACCTGCGGTTCCTGGACCTGATCGGGGTGAAGCTGTTCCCGCCGACCGCGGCGCGCGGCGAGGTGACGTTCTGGCTGTCCGCGCCGCGCGACGTGCCCGTGGTGGTGCCCGCCGGCGCGCAGGTGGCCACCGAGCGCAGCGAGGTCGAGGACCCGGTGGTGTTCACCGTGGACCGGGAGCTGACCGTCGTGCCGTGCTCGCTGGCGCACCTGGTGACCGCGGTGGCCGACCCGGACGTGCCGCCCGCCGACCGCACCGACGAATTGCGCGACGGCAAGGCGCCCGAGGTGTTCGCCGACCCGCCCGCCGCCGGTGACGCGGTGCTGTTCGGCCTGTCCGACGCCGTGCCCGGGTGCGCGGTGCTGCTGCGCGTCGAGGCGCACGCCGAGGGCCGCGGCGTGGACCCGCGCGACCCGCCGTGGGCCTGGGAGGCGTGGAACGGCGCCGGGTGGAGCCCGTGCGAGGTCGACCGCGACAGCACCGGCGGCTTCAACCAGCCCGGTGACGTGGTGCTGCACGTGCCGCACTCGCACACCGCGTCGGTGGTGGCCCGGCTGCGCGCGGGCTGGCTGCGCTGCCGCGCCGTCGAACCGGGCCCGGACCGGCCCACCTACCAGCGGCCGCCGAAGCTGCTCGCGGTCACCGCCGCCACCATCGGCGGCACCACCGCGGCCACGCACGCCGACGTGGTGCGCGGCGAGGTGCTGGGCGTGTCCGAGGGCGTGCCGGGGCAGCGGTTCCCGCTGGCCCGCACCCCGGTCGTGGTCGACGAGGGCGCGCTGGTCGTGGAGGTCGCCTGCCCGGACGGCTGGGAGCGGTGGCACGAGGTGCGCTCGTTCGCCGAGTCCGGGCCGCAGGACCGGCACGTGGTGCTCGACCGCGTCGGCGGCGAGGTGCTGTTCGGGCCGGCCGTGCGGCAGCCCGGCGGCGGGGTGCGCCACTACGGCGCGGTGCCCGCCAAGTCGGCCGCGGTCCGCGTGCCCGAGTACCGGACCGGCGGCGGGCTGCGCGGCAACGTGGCGCGCGGGCTGCTGCGGGTGCAGCGGGACCCGGTGCCGTTCGTCAGCTCGGTGACCAACCGGCGGCCCGCGGCGGGCGGCGTGGCGGGCGAGTCGGTGGCGGACGCGGCGCTGCGCGGGCCGCTGCTGCTGCGCACCCGCGACCGGGCGGTGACCGCCGAGGACTACGAGCTGCTGACCCGCGAGGCCGCGCCGGAGATCGCGCGGGTGCGGTGCGTGCCCGCCGGGGAGGCCGGGTCGGCGGTGCGGGTGCTGGTGGTGCCGTCGGTGGCCGCGGACGAGGAGTCGGACTTCGCCGCGCTGCAACCGGGCGCGGACGTGCGCGAGCGGATCGAGCGGTTCCTGGAGCAACGCCGGTGCGTCGGCGCCCGGGTGTCCGTGGAGCCGCCGTTCTACCAGGGCGTCACCGTGGTGGCGCAGCTGCGCGCGCGGGCCGGCACGCCCGAGGACGTGCTGCGCACGCGCGCCGTGCAGGCCCTCTACGACTACTTCAACCCGGTCAGCGGCGGCCCGGACGGCGACGGGTGGCCGTTCGGCCGGCCGGTGCAGTCCGGCGAGGTGTTCGCGGTGCTCCAGCGCCTGCCAGGGGTGGAGCTGGTCGAGGACATCAGGCTGTTCGGCGCGAACCCGGTGACCGGCGAGCGCGGCGCCGCGGTGGCCCGGCTGGACCTGCCCGCCAACGGGCTGGCGTTCTCCTACGGCCACCAGGTGCGGGTGGCGAGATGA
- a CDS encoding response regulator: MVPAALRALVVDDHPLFRYGLAATLGDAADLEVVGEASGGAMAVSMAAALRPDVVVMDLNMPDLGGVEATRRIVAHDPEARVLVLTMFDDDESVFAAMRAGALGYLLKASRPQQIVRAVRAVGEGEAIFSPAIAVRLLAYFGSGPPEPVAAFPELTGREREVLRLMAAGRGNATIAGELVLSPKTVRNHVSNILRKLHVADRAQAVSRAKRAGLGDGSGHIGTPGP, translated from the coding sequence GTGGTCCCCGCCGCGCTGCGGGCCCTGGTGGTGGACGACCACCCGCTGTTCCGCTACGGCCTGGCGGCGACGCTGGGCGACGCGGCGGACCTGGAGGTGGTCGGCGAGGCGTCCGGCGGCGCGATGGCGGTCTCGATGGCCGCCGCGCTGCGGCCGGACGTGGTGGTGATGGACCTGAACATGCCCGACCTGGGCGGGGTGGAGGCGACGCGGCGGATCGTGGCGCACGACCCGGAGGCCCGGGTGCTGGTGCTGACCATGTTCGACGACGACGAGTCGGTGTTCGCCGCGATGCGCGCGGGCGCCCTGGGCTACCTGCTCAAGGCGTCCCGGCCGCAGCAGATCGTGCGGGCGGTGCGGGCGGTCGGCGAGGGCGAGGCGATCTTCAGCCCGGCGATCGCGGTGCGGCTGCTGGCCTACTTCGGCAGCGGGCCGCCGGAGCCGGTGGCCGCGTTCCCGGAGCTGACCGGGCGCGAGCGCGAGGTGCTGCGGCTGATGGCCGCCGGCCGGGGCAACGCCACGATCGCCGGCGAGCTGGTGCTCAGCCCGAAGACCGTGCGCAACCACGTGTCGAACATCCTGCGCAAGCTCCACGTGGCCGACCGCGCCCAGGCGGTGTCCCGGGCCAAGCGGGCCGGCCTGGGCGACGGGTCGGGACACATCGGGACACCTGGTCCGTAG
- a CDS encoding sensor histidine kinase — protein MHREFMVPTDAADEARRRLLRDLHDGLGPSLAAVALGLRAARHLAQRDPASAGLLLARLEEEVHAAVDEVRRLASGAYPAVLARLGLVGAVREHVASLTGRHPVRVAVECDGLPELPVAVQVAAYRIVCEALTNVVRHAGARHCAVRLGFDDRLRVEVVDDGVGAWSPENDGDAEHDGGAGVGLRSMCERAREVGGTWRVEPAAAGGTRVAADLPVPGGV, from the coding sequence ATGCACCGCGAGTTCATGGTTCCCACCGACGCGGCCGACGAGGCGCGCCGTCGGCTGCTGCGCGACCTGCACGACGGGCTCGGGCCCTCGCTGGCGGCGGTCGCGCTGGGGCTGCGCGCGGCCAGGCACCTGGCGCAGCGGGACCCGGCGTCCGCCGGCCTGCTGCTGGCCCGCCTGGAGGAGGAGGTGCACGCCGCGGTCGACGAGGTGCGGCGGCTGGCCTCGGGCGCGTACCCGGCGGTGCTGGCGCGGCTGGGGCTGGTGGGCGCGGTGCGGGAGCACGTGGCGTCGCTGACCGGGCGGCACCCGGTGCGGGTGGCCGTGGAGTGCGACGGCCTGCCGGAGCTGCCGGTGGCGGTGCAGGTGGCGGCCTACCGGATCGTGTGCGAGGCGCTGACCAACGTGGTGCGGCACGCGGGCGCGCGGCACTGCGCGGTGCGGCTGGGCTTCGACGACCGGCTGCGCGTGGAGGTCGTCGACGACGGCGTGGGCGCGTGGTCCCCCGAGAACGACGGGGACGCCGAGCACGACGGGGGCGCCGGGGTCGGCCTGCGCTCGATGTGCGAGCGGGCGCGCGAGGTGGGCGGCACGTGGCGGGTCGAACCCGCCGCGGCGGGAGGGACGCGCGTGGCGGCCGACCTGCCCGTGCCCGGCGGGGTGTGA
- a CDS encoding NADase-type glycan-binding domain-containing protein — protein MQPSDQKSPSPPRPRLTERRQPQPGDLICGQCGEANTPTRKFCSRCGSALAEAAVVPEKWWRRLLPERAPAKAGTRHRRGNARRGVGKVLRWSFLTALLAAVGLYGLAPAVRSAVNTWALDRVHDVKGVFATDLTPVHPTSVTATAESAGHPALLAADNAKNTFWLAPVEPRPPALVLDFGQEVDLRQAIVRAGDPDDFQAAHRPKKLHLVYPTGRTFDVELADTPDEQRVKIEGSEGATSVEVHVVEVHRSLRGSEVALAEIEFFAVR, from the coding sequence ATGCAGCCGAGCGACCAGAAGTCCCCCTCCCCGCCCCGCCCCCGCCTGACCGAGCGCCGCCAACCCCAACCCGGCGACCTGATCTGCGGCCAGTGCGGCGAGGCCAACACCCCCACCCGCAAGTTCTGCTCCCGCTGCGGCTCCGCCCTCGCCGAAGCCGCCGTGGTGCCGGAGAAGTGGTGGCGCCGCCTGCTGCCCGAGCGGGCACCCGCCAAGGCCGGCACCCGCCACCGCCGCGGCAACGCGCGCCGGGGCGTGGGCAAGGTGCTGCGCTGGTCCTTCCTGACCGCCCTGCTGGCCGCGGTCGGCCTGTACGGGCTCGCGCCGGCCGTCCGGTCCGCCGTCAACACCTGGGCCCTGGACCGGGTCCACGACGTCAAGGGCGTGTTCGCCACCGACCTGACCCCGGTCCACCCGACCTCGGTCACCGCCACCGCCGAGTCCGCCGGCCACCCGGCGCTGCTGGCGGCGGACAACGCGAAGAACACGTTCTGGCTCGCGCCGGTCGAGCCGCGTCCCCCGGCGCTGGTCCTGGACTTCGGCCAGGAGGTCGACCTGCGGCAGGCGATCGTGCGCGCCGGCGACCCGGACGACTTCCAGGCCGCGCACCGGCCGAAGAAGCTGCACCTGGTCTACCCGACCGGCCGGACGTTCGACGTCGAGCTGGCGGACACGCCGGACGAGCAGCGCGTGAAGATCGAGGGCAGCGAGGGCGCGACCTCGGTCGAGGTGCACGTGGTCGAGGTCCACCGGTCGCTGCGGGGCAGCGAGGTGGCCCTCGCCGAGATCGAGTTCTTCGCGGTGAGGTGA
- a CDS encoding COG1470 family protein, whose protein sequence is MGATATLSTTGLAVAPGEDVTCTVVVRNTGDLVDEFTVDVVGDAAGWATAEPAVVNLVPQGSASVVVRFAPPRAAEVAAGPVPFGIRVTSREDPYGSVVEEGSVEVGEFTGVSAELVPAKVEAGSRGKFEVAIDNVGNAPVAVRLHPADPDGELEFRLDRTDLVLTPGTAAFVRLVAKPRDTFLRGPSQPRPFRVEVVPSSGPSLTATGTLVQRQLLPKWLLPALAALLALAVALVALWFTVLRPAVKSAARDAAAEQASEVKAVAEQAQAGAQQAQGAAEQAKTNSEAAMREVGLDPSASPGSPPTSRRPDPAAEQGEPTDFRVAADADVTANRDQFADFTADLPADKALLVTDIVLQNPRGDTGTVRVLREAADGTRGVLLEVGLANFRDLDRHYVEPLRFRKGEKVVVQVSCQNPDSAVNCTPSVSFSGRAVDAP, encoded by the coding sequence ATGGGTGCAACCGCGACGCTGTCCACCACCGGCCTGGCCGTGGCGCCGGGCGAAGACGTCACCTGCACGGTCGTCGTGCGCAACACCGGTGACCTGGTCGACGAGTTCACCGTGGACGTCGTCGGCGACGCCGCGGGCTGGGCCACCGCCGAGCCCGCGGTCGTGAACCTGGTGCCCCAGGGGTCCGCCTCGGTCGTCGTGCGGTTCGCGCCGCCGCGCGCGGCCGAGGTGGCCGCGGGGCCGGTGCCGTTCGGCATCCGCGTCACCTCCCGCGAGGACCCCTACGGCTCGGTGGTCGAGGAGGGCAGCGTCGAGGTCGGCGAGTTCACCGGGGTGTCCGCCGAGCTGGTGCCCGCCAAGGTCGAGGCCGGTTCGAGGGGGAAGTTCGAGGTCGCGATCGACAACGTCGGCAACGCCCCGGTCGCGGTGCGCCTGCACCCGGCCGACCCGGACGGCGAGCTGGAGTTCCGGCTCGACCGCACCGACCTGGTGCTGACACCGGGCACGGCCGCGTTCGTGCGGCTGGTCGCCAAGCCCCGCGACACCTTCCTGCGCGGACCCTCGCAGCCGCGGCCGTTCCGGGTGGAGGTCGTGCCCAGCAGCGGGCCGTCGCTGACCGCCACCGGGACCCTCGTGCAGCGGCAGCTGCTGCCCAAGTGGCTGCTGCCCGCGCTGGCCGCCCTGCTGGCGCTCGCGGTGGCGCTGGTGGCGCTGTGGTTCACCGTGCTGCGGCCCGCGGTGAAGTCCGCCGCCCGCGACGCCGCCGCCGAGCAGGCGAGTGAGGTCAAGGCCGTCGCCGAGCAGGCCCAGGCGGGTGCCCAGCAGGCGCAGGGCGCCGCCGAGCAGGCCAAGACCAACTCCGAGGCGGCCATGCGCGAGGTGGGCCTGGACCCGAGCGCGTCACCCGGCTCGCCGCCCACCTCGCGGCGCCCGGACCCGGCCGCCGAGCAGGGCGAGCCGACCGACTTCCGGGTCGCCGCCGACGCCGACGTGACCGCGAACCGCGACCAGTTCGCCGACTTCACCGCCGACCTGCCCGCCGACAAGGCGCTGCTGGTGACCGACATCGTGCTGCAGAACCCGCGCGGCGACACCGGCACCGTCCGGGTGCTGCGCGAGGCCGCCGACGGCACCCGGGGCGTGCTGCTGGAGGTGGGCCTGGCCAACTTCCGCGACCTCGACCGCCACTACGTCGAGCCGCTGCGGTTCCGCAAGGGCGAGAAGGTCGTGGTCCAGGTCAGCTGCCAGAACCCCGACAGCGCGGTGAACTGCACCCCGTCGGTGTCGTTCTCCGGTCGGGCCGTCGACGCGCCCTGA
- a CDS encoding helix-turn-helix transcriptional regulator, whose amino-acid sequence MNGERIAVALHAADSITRAGVTAALRSRPEVRLVDPEEPAAVALVVLERLDAEAQQLLRRLQAPGGAGIVLVTGDTADPELLNVVSSGVSAVVRRAEATPDALVRLVRATAAGQGALPPELLGRLLDRVSRLQRNVLHPNGWSMAGMSDRETEVLRLIADGFETREIAEKLCYSQRTVKSILHDITNRFQLRNRAHAVAFALREGLI is encoded by the coding sequence ATGAACGGTGAGCGGATCGCGGTGGCCCTGCACGCGGCGGACTCGATCACCAGGGCCGGTGTCACCGCCGCCCTGCGGTCGCGCCCGGAGGTCCGGCTGGTGGACCCGGAGGAGCCGGCGGCGGTGGCGCTGGTGGTGCTGGAGCGGTTGGACGCCGAGGCCCAGCAGCTGCTGCGCAGGCTCCAGGCGCCGGGCGGCGCGGGCATCGTGCTGGTGACCGGCGACACCGCGGACCCGGAGCTGCTGAACGTGGTCAGCAGCGGCGTGTCGGCCGTGGTGCGCCGGGCCGAGGCGACGCCGGACGCGCTGGTGCGGCTGGTGCGGGCCACCGCGGCGGGCCAGGGCGCGCTGCCGCCGGAGCTGCTGGGCCGGCTGCTGGACCGGGTGTCGCGGTTGCAGCGCAACGTGCTGCACCCCAACGGCTGGTCCATGGCCGGCATGTCGGACCGGGAGACCGAGGTGCTGCGGCTGATCGCCGACGGCTTCGAGACCCGTGAGATCGCCGAGAAGCTGTGCTACTCGCAGCGCACGGTCAAGAGCATCCTGCACGACATCACCAACCGGTTCCAGCTGCGCAACCGGGCGCACGCGGTGGCCTTCGCCCTGCGGGAGGGCCTGATCTAG
- a CDS encoding radical SAM protein: MGRTGGRAVLQVHPTRLCNLRCRHCYSSSGPDVAESVPIAVLAGVVREAAQLGYDVLHVSGGEPFLYPELPALLRSAREAGMRTTVTTNGVALTQRRIGVVRGLVDLAAVSLDGDRATHDRIRDQPGCFDKALAGIRRLTEAGIPVGVVTTLTQGNATQLGEVAVAAARSGALLLQVHPLEPEGAANRLMAGERPDAVELAYAAVELGRIAEEHGLAVQLDAVPRTVLMREPQAFMAAPVPAGRPLGSWLTPLVVEANGAVVPVSYGFDRRYWLGNVQERPLAALAGGWDPAPFLALCRGTWQRLVEGRTGPLITWYGHLVRASRSRRPAAAGR; this comes from the coding sequence ATGGGTCGGACCGGCGGCCGGGCGGTGCTCCAGGTGCACCCGACCCGGCTGTGCAACCTGCGCTGTCGGCACTGCTACTCCAGCTCCGGGCCCGACGTGGCCGAGTCGGTGCCGATCGCGGTGCTGGCGGGGGTGGTCCGGGAGGCCGCCCAGCTCGGCTACGACGTGCTGCACGTCTCGGGCGGTGAACCGTTCCTCTACCCGGAACTGCCCGCACTCCTGCGGTCCGCGCGCGAAGCCGGGATGCGAACGACCGTCACCACCAACGGTGTGGCGCTCACCCAGCGGCGGATCGGCGTGGTCCGCGGCCTGGTCGACCTGGCCGCGGTCTCCCTGGACGGCGACCGCGCCACCCACGACCGCATCCGCGACCAGCCGGGCTGCTTCGACAAGGCGCTGGCCGGCATCCGTCGGCTCACCGAGGCGGGCATCCCGGTCGGCGTCGTCACCACCCTGACCCAGGGCAACGCCACCCAGCTCGGCGAGGTCGCGGTGGCCGCCGCCCGGTCCGGCGCGCTGCTGCTCCAGGTCCACCCGCTCGAACCGGAGGGGGCGGCCAACCGGTTGATGGCGGGTGAGCGGCCGGACGCGGTGGAGCTGGCGTACGCGGCGGTGGAGCTGGGGCGGATCGCCGAGGAGCACGGGCTGGCCGTGCAGCTGGACGCCGTGCCCAGGACGGTGCTGATGCGCGAGCCGCAGGCGTTCATGGCCGCGCCGGTGCCCGCCGGGCGGCCGCTGGGGAGCTGGCTCACGCCGCTGGTGGTGGAGGCCAACGGGGCGGTGGTGCCGGTGTCGTACGGGTTCGACCGGCGGTACTGGTTGGGGAACGTGCAGGAGCGGCCGCTGGCGGCGCTGGCGGGTGGCTGGGACCCGGCGCCGTTCCTGGCGCTGTGCCGGGGGACTTGGCAGCGGTTGGTGGAGGGGCGGACCGGGCCGCTGATCACCTGGTACGGCCACCTGGTGCGGGCTTCGCGGAGCCGGCGGCCGGCTGCTGCGGGGCGGTGA
- a CDS encoding phage tail protein, giving the protein MTPHPLADRLPAVYLEDLFTQRFLAALDEVLEPVFTVLDGFAGYLDPRLAPEDFLDWLAHWVALDVGEGWSVLQRRVLVARAVELHRWRGTRRGLAEHVSLLTGGQVEVRDSGGVTSTDRPGLPVVENPARVHVRVRVARPQEVDRTRLHAAIASAVPAHVAVELEVVGA; this is encoded by the coding sequence ATGACCCCGCACCCGCTGGCCGACCGGCTGCCCGCCGTGTACCTGGAGGACCTGTTCACCCAGCGGTTCCTGGCCGCGCTGGACGAGGTGCTGGAGCCGGTGTTCACCGTGCTGGACGGGTTCGCCGGCTACCTGGACCCGCGGCTGGCGCCCGAGGACTTCCTGGACTGGCTGGCGCACTGGGTGGCGCTCGACGTCGGCGAGGGCTGGTCGGTGCTCCAGCGGCGGGTGCTGGTGGCGCGAGCGGTGGAGCTGCACCGGTGGCGGGGGACGCGCCGCGGGCTGGCCGAGCACGTGTCCCTGCTGACCGGGGGGCAGGTGGAGGTGCGCGACAGCGGCGGGGTGACGTCGACCGACCGGCCGGGGTTGCCGGTGGTGGAGAACCCGGCGCGGGTGCACGTCCGGGTGCGCGTGGCGCGGCCGCAGGAGGTCGACCGGACCCGGCTGCACGCGGCGATCGCCTCGGCGGTGCCCGCGCACGTCGCGGTGGAGCTGGAGGTGGTGGGGGCATGA